One Punica granatum isolate Tunisia-2019 chromosome 3, ASM765513v2, whole genome shotgun sequence genomic window carries:
- the LOC116198900 gene encoding zinc finger CCCH domain-containing protein 44-like, whose translation MDDSLQQQRREEQILSLFESIEDRELRRSAPGDPAAPDQFSAPCEPADSRPPEAAPAGPAAAPALAWNIAAAAGSAQAVAAAQLPGVVNVKRKRGRPPKNAALMNRQPCPAVPPASQLRKPVEEDEDVCFICFDGGTLVLCDRKGCPKAYHPSCIKRDESFFQSRAKWMCGWHLCSTCGKGAYYMCYTCTYSLCKNCTKDADYVCVRGTKGLCGTCMKTIMLIENVPQENQERVQVDFDDKTSWEYLFKVYWVILKEKLSLTINELTQAKNPWIEPSFAIPSGETSGNLSYSNGDRRYGSGNSNGFQSTRVLRGRKAKEQPKLIDNEVQNEQVSLVDERPSSSQDAKWASKELLEFVAHMKDGDTSVLSQFDVQALLLEYIRKNNLRDTHRKCQIVCDSRLLNLFGKTVVGHFEMLKLLDSHFLVKENPKIDGFIRGSIVGPGSSQVNNSVHSDTQQLLDSNKRRKTRKKVDERVPQVNPDDYAAADGHNISLIYLRRNMMEKLLDDPEKFHDKVVGSMVRIKVSGSDQKQDIHRLVRVVGTSNVAEPYKVGDKTAGSVLEIMNLEKKELMPIDEISNQEISEDECGQLRQSIKCGQIKWLTVGELQQKALKLQEVRVDEWLESESLRLNHLRDRASEKGHQKELRDCIEKIQLLSSPEERQRRMQEIPEVHADRSLDPNHIPPYETPKKKDGLVRPSNGPGRKRRQAVAAQSGSSIPNKRRNASRTSQPSASDSERESSGLTHEMNKRSRFDPAVSVVCALKSLASRSESASGVASEVSPSPLSTGTDQSVNDAEINKMWHYQDPTGKTQGPFTMSQLRKWNGSGHFPADLRIWRIDERREDSILLIEALNGNYIKQEPRMSSDDRTVNLNGSGNANSPRRDKNIADGSPNHKEEGPSSPPKPNIEDTNKVMEGPPSSEGRIITVAEVWNSLNDDAPLSIVQSQPQHCNSVQLPSNQDETSLQENESQESRQDNRNVRLFGLTEVVPAANNGPKSNEKRSDGDEPSGQLSGQNWNNSVPVTTIDSLDKSLETKQESKGITFPQGPTSAVGSHNEGVDDNAERNKQGMSSNLCSQDAAPAWSNAPSLVPEATQSKGVTAEWGGGYSSVPSKPVDAWDSTLGSGSSLRPTDMPGNNSALTLTSAQPTTVVSSQAHNPLPIESSWQAIVNETNDFASLGEESVSDLLAEVEAMENAGLPSPTSAMKCGHDLNGDSKDDCFSPIEGFDPTPGPVKSEVFTSTVELMVTSQPTVTADEPQNTASNGGLGHARRTSHKHSSSTTEPERGGKQQNEGNTGNQWKSEPTSELPRPSPPQSTWQLPGTSPHAWGAVQGSSHWEGTNDGQTNMDLEARQSQYQRTGSFSSGSGSGNQGIWSNQQRYNSGSNRYSSPRERGFQGNDQGYGRSNRGPWNSNSNSGSRQYSSGASGGGHRQQPPKGQRVCKFYESGYCKKGSSCSYFHP comes from the exons GGGTTGCCCCAAGGCGTACCATCCTTCTTGCATTAAACGGGATGAGTCATTCTTTCAGTCAAGAGCTAAATGGATGTGTG GTTGGCATCTGTGCAGTACTTGTGGAAAGGGAGCTTATTATATGTGCTATACCTGCACTTATTCTTTGTGCAAGAATTGCACTAAAGATGCTGATTACGTATGTGTAAGAGGAACCAAAGGATTGTGCGGGACATGCATGAAGACTATAATGCTTATTGAAAATGTTCCGCAGGAAAATCAGGAAAGG GTTCAAGTTGATTTTGATGACAAAACAAGCTGGGAGTATCTATTTAAGGTCTACTGGGttattttgaaagaaaaattatctttAACCATAAATGAgctgactcaagctaaaaATCCTTGGATAGAACCTAGTTTTGCAATTCCTTCCGGTGAGACTTCTGGGAACTTGAGTTATAGTAATGGTGACAGAAGATATGGCTCAGGCAACTCCAATGGATTCCAATCAACGCGTGTGCTCAGAGGAAGAAAAGCTAAAGAGCAGCCAAAGCTAATTGATAATGAGGTACAAAACGAGCAAGTTAGCCTGGTTGATGAACGACCATCTTCTTCTCAAGATGCAAAATGGGCATCTAAGGAGCTCCTGGAGTTTGTAGCCCATATGAAAGATGGTGATACATCTGTGCTATCTCAGTTTGATGTTCAAGCACTTCTCTTGGAGTATATCAGGAAAAATAATCTTCGAGATACACATCGCAAATGTCAAATTGTCTGCGATTCAAGGCTCCTCAACCTATTCGGCAAAACAGTGGTTGGCCATTTTGAAATGCTAAAGCTGCTGGATTCTCACTTTCTTGTGAAGGAGAATCCCAAAATAGATGGATTTATTCGAGGATCTATAGTTGGTCCTGGTAGTAGCCAGGTCAATAATAGTGTACACAGTGATACTCAGCAGCTGTTGGATAGCAACAAAAGGCGCAAGACAAGGAAGAAGGTTGATGAGAGAGTGCCACAAGTAAATCCAGATGATTATGCTGCAGCAGATGGCCACAACATTTCCTTGATATATTTGCGGCGAAATATGATGGAGAAGTTGCTTGATGATCCTGAAAAATTTCATGATAAAGTTGTTGGATCTATGGTCCGCATTAAAGTCTCTGGTAGCGATCAGAAACAAGATATTCATAGACTTGTTAGAGTCGTAG GCACGAGCAATGTGGCAGAACCATATAAGGTAGGCGATAAAACTGCAGGGAGTGTGCTTGAAATAATGAATTTGGAGAAGAAAGAACTCATGCCGATTGATGAGATCTCAAATCAGGAAATTTCTGAG GATGAGTGTGGACAATTGCGCCAGAGTATCAAATGTGGGCAAATTAAATGGCTGACTGTG GGTGAACTCCAGCAGAAGGCACTGAAACTTCAGGAAGTGAGAGTTGATGAG TGGCTGGAGTCAGAGTCATTGAGGCTTAATCATCTTCGAGATCGAGCAAGTGAAAAGGGACATCAAAAGGA GCTTAGAGATTGCATAGAGAAGATACAGCTCCTCAGTTCACCGGAGGAACGTCAGCGCAGAATGCAGGAAATCCCTGAAGTGCATGCTGATCGAAGCCTGGACCCGAATCACATCCCTCCATATGAAACCCCAAAGAAAAAAG ATGGTCTTGTCAGGCCGAGCAATGGTCCTGGTAGAAAGAGGAGGCAGGCAGTCGCAGCACAGAGCGGGAGCAGTATCCCGAACAAGAGGAGAAACGCATCCCGGACTAGCCAACCGTCAGCTTCTGATTCAGAGAGAGAATCGTCTGGTCTAACTCATGAGATGAATAAAAGGAGTCGGTTTGACCCTGCTGTCTCGGTAGTCTGTGCTCTGAAGAGCCTAGCCAGCAGATCAGAATCAGCTTCTGGGGTTGCTTCAGAAGTCTCACCTTCACCTCTCTCAACGGGAACTGACCAGTCTGTTAATGATGCGGAGATTAATAAGATGTGGCACTATCAGGACCCTACTGGGAAAACACAAGGGCCATTTACCATGTCCCAGCTGCGGAAATGGAATGGAAGCGGCCATTTCCCTGCTGATCTGCGGATATGGAGAATAGATGAAAGGCGAGAAGATTCTATACTTCTGATTGAAGCATTGAATGGGAACTATATCAAGCAGGAACCGAGGATGTCCTCTGATGATAGAACCGTCAACTTGAATGGCTCAGGCAATGCCAATTCACCTCGGAGAGACAAAAACATTGCTGATGGTAGCCCCAATCACAAGGAAGAAGGCCCTAGTTCTCCTCCTAAACCGAACATAGAGGATACTAACAAAGTCATGGAGGGTCCTCCTTCCAGTGAAGGACGAATCATAACCGTTGCCGAAGTGTGGAACTCTCTAAATGACGATGCTCCCCTCTCTATTGTTCAGTCTCAGCCACAACATTGCAATTCTGTTCAATTACCCAGTAACCAAGATGAGACTTCATTGCAAGAAAACGAGAGTCAAGAATCTCGACAAGACAATCGGAATGTACGGTTGTTTGGGCTTACTGAGGTTGTTCCAGCAGCAAATAATGGGCCCAAAAGTAACGAGAAGCGTAGCGATGGTGATGAGCCCTCAGGTCAGTTGTCAGGCCAGAACTGGAACAATTCAGTTCCTGTAACCACTATTGATTCCTTGGACAAATCACTTGAAACAAAGCAAGAGAGCAAAGGAATTACTTTTCCCCAGGGGCCGACCTCTGCAGTGGGGTCACACAATGAAGGGGTTGATGATAATGCTGAACGGAACAAGCAGGGTATGTCTTCAAACTTATGCTCTCAGGATGCAGCTCCAGCTTGGAGCAATGCCCCTAGTCTAGTTCCTGAGGCCACTCAGTCTAAAGGAGTCACAGCCGAATGGGGTGGTGGGTACTCTTCTGTTCCTTCTAAGCCAGTCGATGCATGGGACTCCACTCTCGGGTCGGGTAGCTCCTTGAGACCGACTGATATGCCAGGGAATAATTCTGCTCTGACGTTAACGAGTGCCCAGCCAACTACAGTAGTTTCATCCCAAGCTCATAACCCACTGCCCATAGAATCTTCTTGGCAAGCAATAGTGAATGAGACGAATGACTTCGCCTCTTTAGGTGAAGAATCAGTGTCAGATCTCTTGGCCGAGGTTGAAGCAATGGAGAATGCCGGCTTGCCGTCTCCAACATCAGCGATGAAGTGTGGTCATGATCTGAATGGTGACAGCAAAGACGATTGCTTCAGTCCCATAGAGGGGTTCGATCCGACACCAGGCCCAGTAAAGAGTGAGGTCTTTACTTCGACTGTCGAACTCATGGTGACTTCTCAGCCCACTGTCACTGCAGATGAACCACAGAATACGGCTTCTAATGGAGGTCTGGGACACGCTCGGAGGACTTCTCACAAGCATTCTTCTTCCACCACTGAACCCGAGAGAGGTGGGAAGCAGCAGAATGAAGGAAACACGGGCAATCAATGGAAATCGGAGCCCACCTCTGAACTCCCTCGTCCCTCGCCTCCCCAATCAACCTGGCAATTGCCGGGAACATCTCCTCATGCTTGGGGAGCGGTTCAAGGGAGCTCTCATTGGGAAGGGACAAATGATGGCCAGACAAACATGGACTTGGAGGCTCGGCAAAGTCAATATCAGAGGACTGGAAGTTTCAGCTCGGGCAGCGGCTCAGGGAACCAAGGCATATGGAGCAACCAGCAAAGATACAACAGTGGGAGTAATAGATACTCTAGCCCACGAGAGCGGGGCTTCCAAGGTAATGATCAAGGTTATGGGAGGAGCAACCGAGGACCATGGAATAGCAATAGTAATAGTGGTAGTCGGCAATATTCCAGCGGGGCCAGTGGGGGTGGACACAGACAGCAGCCACCCAAAGGGCAGCGTGTTTGTAAGTTTTACGAGAGCGGCTACTGCAAGAAGGGGTCCTCCTGTAGCTACTTCCACCCCTGA